In Piliocolobus tephrosceles isolate RC106 chromosome 6, ASM277652v3, whole genome shotgun sequence, the following are encoded in one genomic region:
- the ADCY4 gene encoding adenylate cyclase type 4 isoform X2: MARLFSPRPPPSEDLFYETYYSLSQQYPLLLLLLGIVLCALAALLAVAWASGRELTSDPSFLTTVLCALGGFSLLLGLASREQRLQRWTRPLSGLVWVALLALGHAFLFTGGVVSAWDQVSYFLFVIFTVYAMLPLGMRDAAVAGLASSLSHLLVLGLYLGPQPDSRPALLPQLAANAVLFLCGNVAGVYHKALMERALRATFREALSSLHSRRRLDTEKKHQEHLLLSILPAYLAREMKAEIMARLQAGQGSRPESTNNFHSLYVKRHQGVSVLYADIVGFTRLASECSPKELVLMLNELFGKFDQIAKEHECMRIKILGDCYYCVSGLPLSLPDHAINCVRMGLDMCRAIRKLRAATGVDINMRVGVHSGSVLCGVIGLQKWQYDVWSHDVTLANHMEAGGVPGRVHITGATLALLAGAYAVEDAGMEHRDPYLRELGEPTYLVIDPRAEEEDEKGTAGGLLSSLEGPKMRPSLLMTRYLESWGAAKPFAHLSHVDSPVSASTPLQEKTLASFSPQWSLDRSRTPRGLDDELDTGDAKFFQVIEQLNSQKQWKQSKDFNPLTLYFREKEMEKEYRLSAIPAFKYYEACTFLVFLSNFIIQMLVTNRPPALAITYSITFLLFLLLLFVCFSEDLMRCALKGPKMLHWLPALSGLVATRPGLRIALSTATILLVFAMAITSLFFFPASSDCPFQAPNVSSMISNLSWELPGSLPLISVPYSMHCCTLGFLSCSLFLHMSFELKLLLLLLWLAASCSLFLHSHAWLSDCLIVRLYLGPLDSRPGVLKEPKLMGAISFFIFFFTLLVLARQNEYYCRLDFLWKKKLRQEREETETMENLTRLLLENVLPAHVAPQFIGQNRRNEDLYHQSYECVCVLFASVPDFKEFYSESNINHEGLECLRLLNEIIADFDELLSKPKFSGVEKIKTIGSTYMAATGLNATSGQDAQQDAERSCSHLGTMVEFAVALGSKLDVINKHSFNNFHLRVGLNHGPVVAGVIGAQKPQYDIWGNTVNVASRMESTGVLGKIQVTEETAWALQSLGYTCYSRGVIKVKGKGQLCTYFLNTDLTRSGPPSVTLG, encoded by the exons ATGGCCCGCCTCTTCAGCCCCCGGCCACCCCCCAGCGAAGACCTCTTCTACGAGACCTACTACAGCCTGAGCCAGCAGTacccgctgctgctgctgctgctggggatCGTGCTCTGTGCGCTTGCGGCGCTGCTCGCGGTTGCCTGGGCCAGCGGCAGG GAGCTGACTTCAGACCCGAGCTTCCTGACCACTGTGCTGTGCGCGCTGGGCGGCTTCTCGCTGCTGCTGGGCCTCGCTTCCCGCGAGCAGCGACTGCAGCGCTGGACGCGTCCTCTGTCCGGCTTGGTATGGGTCGCGCTGCTAGCGCTAGGCCACGCCTTCCTGTTCACCGGGGGCGTGGTGAGCGCCTGGGACCAG GTGTCCTATTTTCTCTTCGTCATCTTCACGGTGTATGCGATGCTGCCCTTGGGCATGCGGGACGCCGCCGTCGCGGGCCTCGCCTCCTCACTCTCGCATCTACTGGTCCTGGGGCTGTATCTTGGGCCACAGCCGGACTCACGGCCTGCACTGCTGCCGCAG TTGGCAGCAAATGCGGTGCTGTTCCTGTGCGGGAACGTGGCAGGAGTGTACCACAAGGCGCTGATGGAGCGCGCCCTGCGGGCCACGTTCCGGGAGGCACTCAGCTCCTTGCACTCCCGCCGGCGGCTGGACACCGAAAAGAAGCACCAG GAACACCTTCTCTTGTCCATCCTTCCTGCCTACCTGGCCCGAGAGATGAAAGCAGAGATCATGGCACGGCTGCAGGCAGGACAGGGGTCACGGCCAGAGAGCACCAACAATTTCCACAGCCTCTATGTCAAGAGGCACCAGGGAGTCAG TGTGCTGTATGCTGACATTGTGGGCTTCACGCGGCTGGCCAGCGAGTGTTCCCCTAAGGAGCTGGTGCTCATGCTCAATGAGCTCTTTGGCAAGTTTGACCAGATCGCCaag GAGCATGAATGCATGCGGATCAAGATCCTGGGGGACTGTTACTACTGTGTCTCCGGACTGCCCCTCTCACTGCCAGACCATGCCATCAACTGTGTGCGCATGGGGCTGGACATGTGCCGGGCCATCAG GAAACTGCGGGCAGCCACTGGCGTGGACATCAACATGCGTGTGGGCGTGCACTCAGGCAGTGTACTCTGTGGAGTCATCGGGCTGCAGAAGTGGCAGTATGACGTTTGGTCCCATGATGTCACACTGGCTAACCACATGGAGGCAGGCGGTGTACCAGG gCGAGTGCACATCACAGGGGCTACCCTGGCCCTGCTGGCAGGGGCTTATGCTGTGGAGGACGCAGGCATGGAGCATCGGGATCCGTACCTTCGGGAGCTAGGGGAGCCCACCTATCTGGTCATCGATCCACGG gcagaggaggaggatgagaaggGCACTGCAGGAGGCTTGCTCTCCTCGCTTGAGGGCCCCAAGATGCGTCCATCACTGCTGATGACCCGTTACCTGGAGTCCTGGGGTGCAGCCAAGCCTTTTGCCCACCTGAGCCACGTAGACAGCCCTGTGTCCGCCTCCACCCCTCTCCAG GAGAAGACCCTGGCTTCCTTCAGCCCCCAGTGGAGCCTAGATCG AAGCCGTACCCCACGTGGACTAGATGATGAACTGGACACCGGGGATGCCAAGTTCTTCCAGGTCATTGAGCAGCTCAACTCACAGAA acAGTGGAAGCAGTCGAAGGACTTCAACCCACTGACACTGTACTTCAGagagaaggagatggagaaagag TACCGACTCTCTGCAATCCCCGCCTTCAAATACTATGAAGCCTGCACTTTCCTGGTTTTTCTCTCCAACTTCATCATCCAGATGCTAGTGACAAACAG GCCCCCAGCTCTGGCCATCACATATAGCAtcaccttcctcctcttcctcctcctcctttttgtcTGCTTCTCAGAGGACCTGATG AGGTGTGCCCTGAAAGGCCCCAAGATGCTGCACTGGCTGCCTGCACTGTCTGGCCTGGTGGCCACACGACCAGGACTGAGAATAGCCTTGAGCACCGCCACCATCCTCCTTGTCTTTGCCATGGCCATTACCAGCCTG TTCTTCTTCCCAGCATCATCAGACTGCCCTTTCCAAGCTCCCAATGTGTCCTCCATGATTTCCAACCTCTCCTGGGAGCTCCCTGGGTCTCTGCCTCTCATCAGTGTCCCA TACTCCATGCACTGCTGCACGCTGGGCTTCCTGTCCTGCTCCCTCTTTCTGCACATGAGCTTCGAGCTgaagctgctgctgctcctgctgtgGCTGGCGGCATCCTGCTCCCTCTTCCTGCACTCCCACGCCTGGCTATCCGACTGCCTCATCGTCCGCCTCTATCTGGGCCCCTTGGACTCCAG GCCCGGAGTGCTGAAGGAGCCCAAACTCATGGGTGCTAtctccttcttcatcttcttcttcacCCTCCTTGTCCTGGCTCGCCAG AATGAGTACTACTGCCGCCTGGACTTCCTGTGGaagaagaagctgaggcaggagcggGAGGAGACAGAGACGATGGAGAACCTGACTCGGCTGCTCTTGGAGAATGTGCTCCCTGCACATGTGGCCCCCCAGTTCATTGGCCAGAACCGGCGCAACGAG GATCTCTACCACCAGTCCTACGAATGCGTTTGTGTCCTCTTCGCTTCAGTCCCAGACTTCAAGGAGTTCTACTCTGAATCCAACATCAATCATGAGGGCCTAGAGTGTCTGAGGCTGCTCAATGAAATAATTGCTGATTTTGATGAG CTGCTCTCCAAGCCCAAGTTCAGTGGGGTGGAGAAGATCAAGACCATTGGCAGCACCTACATGGCAGCCACAGGATTAAATGCCACCTCTGGACAGGATGCACAACAG GATGCTGAACGGAGCTGCAGCCACCTTGGCACTATGGTGGAATTTGCCGTCGCCCTGGGGTCTAAGCTGGACGTCATCAAcaagcattcattcaacaacttcCACCTGCGTGTGG GGTTGAACCATGGACCAGTAGTAGCTGGAGTTATTGGGGCCCAGAAGCCACAATATGACATTTGGGGCAACACAGTGAACGTGGCCAGCCGCATGGAGAGTACAGGAGTCCTTGGCAAAATCCAA GTGACTGAGGAGACAGCCTGGGCCCTACAGTCCCTGGGCTACACCTGCTACAGCCGGGGGGTCATCAAGGTGAAGGGCAAAGGGCAGCTCTGCACCTACTTCCTGAACACAGACTTGACACGAAGTGGACCTCCTTCAGTTACCCTAGGCTGA
- the ADCY4 gene encoding adenylate cyclase type 4 isoform X1, with protein sequence MARLFSPRPPPSEDLFYETYYSLSQQYPLLLLLLGIVLCALAALLAVAWASGRELTSDPSFLTTVLCALGGFSLLLGLASREQRLQRWTRPLSGLVWVALLALGHAFLFTGGVVSAWDQVSYFLFVIFTVYAMLPLGMRDAAVAGLASSLSHLLVLGLYLGPQPDSRPALLPQLAANAVLFLCGNVAGVYHKALMERALRATFREALSSLHSRRRLDTEKKHQEHLLLSILPAYLAREMKAEIMARLQAGQGSRPESTNNFHSLYVKRHQGVSVLYADIVGFTRLASECSPKELVLMLNELFGKFDQIAKEHECMRIKILGDCYYCVSGLPLSLPDHAINCVRMGLDMCRAIRKLRAATGVDINMRVGVHSGSVLCGVIGLQKWQYDVWSHDVTLANHMEAGGVPGRVHITGATLALLAGAYAVEDAGMEHRDPYLRELGEPTYLVIDPRAEEEDEKGTAGGLLSSLEGPKMRPSLLMTRYLESWGAAKPFAHLSHVDSPVSASTPLQEKTLASFSPQWSLDRSRTPRGLDDELDTGDAKFFQVIEQLNSQKQWKQSKDFNPLTLYFREKEMEKEYRLSAIPAFKYYEACTFLVFLSNFIIQMLVTNRPPALAITYSITFLLFLLLLFVCFSEDLMRCALKGPKMLHWLPALSGLVATRPGLRIALSTATILLVFAMAITSLDLDSLLEFYSWRAPGNHLSAKLQKRKLRPREAKWLARAHTVAQSQRSTLDALHITPPPVRTPVLRFPSLPEIAESTPLDESGPDSSLGQLKPSTSHHCAQEATCLFSSSSPLQFFFPASSDCPFQAPNVSSMISNLSWELPGSLPLISVPYSMHCCTLGFLSCSLFLHMSFELKLLLLLLWLAASCSLFLHSHAWLSDCLIVRLYLGPLDSRPGVLKEPKLMGAISFFIFFFTLLVLARQNEYYCRLDFLWKKKLRQEREETETMENLTRLLLENVLPAHVAPQFIGQNRRNEDLYHQSYECVCVLFASVPDFKEFYSESNINHEGLECLRLLNEIIADFDELLSKPKFSGVEKIKTIGSTYMAATGLNATSGQDAQQDAERSCSHLGTMVEFAVALGSKLDVINKHSFNNFHLRVGLNHGPVVAGVIGAQKPQYDIWGNTVNVASRMESTGVLGKIQVTEETAWALQSLGYTCYSRGVIKVKGKGQLCTYFLNTDLTRSGPPSVTLG encoded by the exons ATGGCCCGCCTCTTCAGCCCCCGGCCACCCCCCAGCGAAGACCTCTTCTACGAGACCTACTACAGCCTGAGCCAGCAGTacccgctgctgctgctgctgctggggatCGTGCTCTGTGCGCTTGCGGCGCTGCTCGCGGTTGCCTGGGCCAGCGGCAGG GAGCTGACTTCAGACCCGAGCTTCCTGACCACTGTGCTGTGCGCGCTGGGCGGCTTCTCGCTGCTGCTGGGCCTCGCTTCCCGCGAGCAGCGACTGCAGCGCTGGACGCGTCCTCTGTCCGGCTTGGTATGGGTCGCGCTGCTAGCGCTAGGCCACGCCTTCCTGTTCACCGGGGGCGTGGTGAGCGCCTGGGACCAG GTGTCCTATTTTCTCTTCGTCATCTTCACGGTGTATGCGATGCTGCCCTTGGGCATGCGGGACGCCGCCGTCGCGGGCCTCGCCTCCTCACTCTCGCATCTACTGGTCCTGGGGCTGTATCTTGGGCCACAGCCGGACTCACGGCCTGCACTGCTGCCGCAG TTGGCAGCAAATGCGGTGCTGTTCCTGTGCGGGAACGTGGCAGGAGTGTACCACAAGGCGCTGATGGAGCGCGCCCTGCGGGCCACGTTCCGGGAGGCACTCAGCTCCTTGCACTCCCGCCGGCGGCTGGACACCGAAAAGAAGCACCAG GAACACCTTCTCTTGTCCATCCTTCCTGCCTACCTGGCCCGAGAGATGAAAGCAGAGATCATGGCACGGCTGCAGGCAGGACAGGGGTCACGGCCAGAGAGCACCAACAATTTCCACAGCCTCTATGTCAAGAGGCACCAGGGAGTCAG TGTGCTGTATGCTGACATTGTGGGCTTCACGCGGCTGGCCAGCGAGTGTTCCCCTAAGGAGCTGGTGCTCATGCTCAATGAGCTCTTTGGCAAGTTTGACCAGATCGCCaag GAGCATGAATGCATGCGGATCAAGATCCTGGGGGACTGTTACTACTGTGTCTCCGGACTGCCCCTCTCACTGCCAGACCATGCCATCAACTGTGTGCGCATGGGGCTGGACATGTGCCGGGCCATCAG GAAACTGCGGGCAGCCACTGGCGTGGACATCAACATGCGTGTGGGCGTGCACTCAGGCAGTGTACTCTGTGGAGTCATCGGGCTGCAGAAGTGGCAGTATGACGTTTGGTCCCATGATGTCACACTGGCTAACCACATGGAGGCAGGCGGTGTACCAGG gCGAGTGCACATCACAGGGGCTACCCTGGCCCTGCTGGCAGGGGCTTATGCTGTGGAGGACGCAGGCATGGAGCATCGGGATCCGTACCTTCGGGAGCTAGGGGAGCCCACCTATCTGGTCATCGATCCACGG gcagaggaggaggatgagaaggGCACTGCAGGAGGCTTGCTCTCCTCGCTTGAGGGCCCCAAGATGCGTCCATCACTGCTGATGACCCGTTACCTGGAGTCCTGGGGTGCAGCCAAGCCTTTTGCCCACCTGAGCCACGTAGACAGCCCTGTGTCCGCCTCCACCCCTCTCCAG GAGAAGACCCTGGCTTCCTTCAGCCCCCAGTGGAGCCTAGATCG AAGCCGTACCCCACGTGGACTAGATGATGAACTGGACACCGGGGATGCCAAGTTCTTCCAGGTCATTGAGCAGCTCAACTCACAGAA acAGTGGAAGCAGTCGAAGGACTTCAACCCACTGACACTGTACTTCAGagagaaggagatggagaaagag TACCGACTCTCTGCAATCCCCGCCTTCAAATACTATGAAGCCTGCACTTTCCTGGTTTTTCTCTCCAACTTCATCATCCAGATGCTAGTGACAAACAG GCCCCCAGCTCTGGCCATCACATATAGCAtcaccttcctcctcttcctcctcctcctttttgtcTGCTTCTCAGAGGACCTGATG AGGTGTGCCCTGAAAGGCCCCAAGATGCTGCACTGGCTGCCTGCACTGTCTGGCCTGGTGGCCACACGACCAGGACTGAGAATAGCCTTGAGCACCGCCACCATCCTCCTTGTCTTTGCCATGGCCATTACCAGCCTG GATTTAGACTCACTCCTAGAATTCTATTCCTGGAGGGCACCTGGGAATCACCTATCAGCCAAGTTACAGAAGAGGAAgctaaggcccagagaggctaagtgGCTGGCAAGAGCTCACACAGTGGCTCAGAGTCAGAGAAGTACTCTTGATGCCCTTCACATAACTCCTCCCCCAGTGAGGACCCCAGTGCTGAGGTTCCCTTCCCTACCAGAAATAGCAGAATCCACCCCTTTGGACGAGTCTGGCCCTGACTCATCCCTGGGTCAGCTGAAACCCAGCACAAGCCACCATTGTGCCCAAGAAGCTACCTGCCTCTTCAGCTCCTCATCTCCTCTGCAGTTCTTCTTCCCAGCATCATCAGACTGCCCTTTCCAAGCTCCCAATGTGTCCTCCATGATTTCCAACCTCTCCTGGGAGCTCCCTGGGTCTCTGCCTCTCATCAGTGTCCCA TACTCCATGCACTGCTGCACGCTGGGCTTCCTGTCCTGCTCCCTCTTTCTGCACATGAGCTTCGAGCTgaagctgctgctgctcctgctgtgGCTGGCGGCATCCTGCTCCCTCTTCCTGCACTCCCACGCCTGGCTATCCGACTGCCTCATCGTCCGCCTCTATCTGGGCCCCTTGGACTCCAG GCCCGGAGTGCTGAAGGAGCCCAAACTCATGGGTGCTAtctccttcttcatcttcttcttcacCCTCCTTGTCCTGGCTCGCCAG AATGAGTACTACTGCCGCCTGGACTTCCTGTGGaagaagaagctgaggcaggagcggGAGGAGACAGAGACGATGGAGAACCTGACTCGGCTGCTCTTGGAGAATGTGCTCCCTGCACATGTGGCCCCCCAGTTCATTGGCCAGAACCGGCGCAACGAG GATCTCTACCACCAGTCCTACGAATGCGTTTGTGTCCTCTTCGCTTCAGTCCCAGACTTCAAGGAGTTCTACTCTGAATCCAACATCAATCATGAGGGCCTAGAGTGTCTGAGGCTGCTCAATGAAATAATTGCTGATTTTGATGAG CTGCTCTCCAAGCCCAAGTTCAGTGGGGTGGAGAAGATCAAGACCATTGGCAGCACCTACATGGCAGCCACAGGATTAAATGCCACCTCTGGACAGGATGCACAACAG GATGCTGAACGGAGCTGCAGCCACCTTGGCACTATGGTGGAATTTGCCGTCGCCCTGGGGTCTAAGCTGGACGTCATCAAcaagcattcattcaacaacttcCACCTGCGTGTGG GGTTGAACCATGGACCAGTAGTAGCTGGAGTTATTGGGGCCCAGAAGCCACAATATGACATTTGGGGCAACACAGTGAACGTGGCCAGCCGCATGGAGAGTACAGGAGTCCTTGGCAAAATCCAA GTGACTGAGGAGACAGCCTGGGCCCTACAGTCCCTGGGCTACACCTGCTACAGCCGGGGGGTCATCAAGGTGAAGGGCAAAGGGCAGCTCTGCACCTACTTCCTGAACACAGACTTGACACGAAGTGGACCTCCTTCAGTTACCCTAGGCTGA
- the ADCY4 gene encoding adenylate cyclase type 4 isoform X3, with protein sequence MARLFSPRPPPSEDLFYETYYSLSQQYPLLLLLLGIVLCALAALLAVAWASGRELTSDPSFLTTVLCALGGFSLLLGLASREQRLQRWTRPLSGLVWVALLALGHAFLFTGGVVSAWDQVSYFLFVIFTVYAMLPLGMRDAAVAGLASSLSHLLVLGLYLGPQPDSRPALLPQLAANAVLFLCGNVAGVYHKALMERALRATFREALSSLHSRRRLDTEKKHQEHLLLSILPAYLAREMKAEIMARLQAGQGSRPESTNNFHSLYVKRHQGVSVLYADIVGFTRLASECSPKELVLMLNELFGKFDQIAKEHECMRIKILGDCYYCVSGLPLSLPDHAINCVRMGLDMCRAIRKLRAATGVDINMRVGVHSGSVLCGVIGLQKWQYDVWSHDVTLANHMEAGGVPGRVHITGATLALLAGAYAVEDAGMEHRDPYLRELGEPTYLVIDPRAEEEDEKGTAGGLLSSLEGPKMRPSLLMTRYLESWGAAKPFAHLSHVDSPVSASTPLQEKTLASFSPQWSLDRSRTPRGLDDELDTGDAKFFQVIEQLNSQKQWKQSKDFNPLTLYFREKEMEKEYRLSAIPAFKYYEACTFLVFLSNFIIQMLVTNRPPALAITYSITFLLFLLLLFVCFSEDLMRCALKGPKMLHWLPALSGLVATRPGLRIALSTATILLVFAMAITSLDLDSLLEFYSWRAPGNHLSAKLQKRKLRPREAKWLARAHTVAQSQRSTLDALHITPPPVRTPVLRFPSLPEIAESTPLDESGPDSSLGQLKPSTSHHCAQEATCLFSSSSPLQFFFPASSDCPFQAPNVSSMISNLSWELPGSLPLISVPYSMHCCTLGFLSCSLFLHMSFELKLLLLLLWLAASCSLFLHSHAWLSDCLIVRLYLGPLDSRPGVLKEPKLMGAISFFIFFFTLLVLARQVSHPAQPHQGPPMSGPHICDLIFLISRVESHWKLRSEPSCFLSFSFTPRPSFLPHPYLGKPML encoded by the exons ATGGCCCGCCTCTTCAGCCCCCGGCCACCCCCCAGCGAAGACCTCTTCTACGAGACCTACTACAGCCTGAGCCAGCAGTacccgctgctgctgctgctgctggggatCGTGCTCTGTGCGCTTGCGGCGCTGCTCGCGGTTGCCTGGGCCAGCGGCAGG GAGCTGACTTCAGACCCGAGCTTCCTGACCACTGTGCTGTGCGCGCTGGGCGGCTTCTCGCTGCTGCTGGGCCTCGCTTCCCGCGAGCAGCGACTGCAGCGCTGGACGCGTCCTCTGTCCGGCTTGGTATGGGTCGCGCTGCTAGCGCTAGGCCACGCCTTCCTGTTCACCGGGGGCGTGGTGAGCGCCTGGGACCAG GTGTCCTATTTTCTCTTCGTCATCTTCACGGTGTATGCGATGCTGCCCTTGGGCATGCGGGACGCCGCCGTCGCGGGCCTCGCCTCCTCACTCTCGCATCTACTGGTCCTGGGGCTGTATCTTGGGCCACAGCCGGACTCACGGCCTGCACTGCTGCCGCAG TTGGCAGCAAATGCGGTGCTGTTCCTGTGCGGGAACGTGGCAGGAGTGTACCACAAGGCGCTGATGGAGCGCGCCCTGCGGGCCACGTTCCGGGAGGCACTCAGCTCCTTGCACTCCCGCCGGCGGCTGGACACCGAAAAGAAGCACCAG GAACACCTTCTCTTGTCCATCCTTCCTGCCTACCTGGCCCGAGAGATGAAAGCAGAGATCATGGCACGGCTGCAGGCAGGACAGGGGTCACGGCCAGAGAGCACCAACAATTTCCACAGCCTCTATGTCAAGAGGCACCAGGGAGTCAG TGTGCTGTATGCTGACATTGTGGGCTTCACGCGGCTGGCCAGCGAGTGTTCCCCTAAGGAGCTGGTGCTCATGCTCAATGAGCTCTTTGGCAAGTTTGACCAGATCGCCaag GAGCATGAATGCATGCGGATCAAGATCCTGGGGGACTGTTACTACTGTGTCTCCGGACTGCCCCTCTCACTGCCAGACCATGCCATCAACTGTGTGCGCATGGGGCTGGACATGTGCCGGGCCATCAG GAAACTGCGGGCAGCCACTGGCGTGGACATCAACATGCGTGTGGGCGTGCACTCAGGCAGTGTACTCTGTGGAGTCATCGGGCTGCAGAAGTGGCAGTATGACGTTTGGTCCCATGATGTCACACTGGCTAACCACATGGAGGCAGGCGGTGTACCAGG gCGAGTGCACATCACAGGGGCTACCCTGGCCCTGCTGGCAGGGGCTTATGCTGTGGAGGACGCAGGCATGGAGCATCGGGATCCGTACCTTCGGGAGCTAGGGGAGCCCACCTATCTGGTCATCGATCCACGG gcagaggaggaggatgagaaggGCACTGCAGGAGGCTTGCTCTCCTCGCTTGAGGGCCCCAAGATGCGTCCATCACTGCTGATGACCCGTTACCTGGAGTCCTGGGGTGCAGCCAAGCCTTTTGCCCACCTGAGCCACGTAGACAGCCCTGTGTCCGCCTCCACCCCTCTCCAG GAGAAGACCCTGGCTTCCTTCAGCCCCCAGTGGAGCCTAGATCG AAGCCGTACCCCACGTGGACTAGATGATGAACTGGACACCGGGGATGCCAAGTTCTTCCAGGTCATTGAGCAGCTCAACTCACAGAA acAGTGGAAGCAGTCGAAGGACTTCAACCCACTGACACTGTACTTCAGagagaaggagatggagaaagag TACCGACTCTCTGCAATCCCCGCCTTCAAATACTATGAAGCCTGCACTTTCCTGGTTTTTCTCTCCAACTTCATCATCCAGATGCTAGTGACAAACAG GCCCCCAGCTCTGGCCATCACATATAGCAtcaccttcctcctcttcctcctcctcctttttgtcTGCTTCTCAGAGGACCTGATG AGGTGTGCCCTGAAAGGCCCCAAGATGCTGCACTGGCTGCCTGCACTGTCTGGCCTGGTGGCCACACGACCAGGACTGAGAATAGCCTTGAGCACCGCCACCATCCTCCTTGTCTTTGCCATGGCCATTACCAGCCTG GATTTAGACTCACTCCTAGAATTCTATTCCTGGAGGGCACCTGGGAATCACCTATCAGCCAAGTTACAGAAGAGGAAgctaaggcccagagaggctaagtgGCTGGCAAGAGCTCACACAGTGGCTCAGAGTCAGAGAAGTACTCTTGATGCCCTTCACATAACTCCTCCCCCAGTGAGGACCCCAGTGCTGAGGTTCCCTTCCCTACCAGAAATAGCAGAATCCACCCCTTTGGACGAGTCTGGCCCTGACTCATCCCTGGGTCAGCTGAAACCCAGCACAAGCCACCATTGTGCCCAAGAAGCTACCTGCCTCTTCAGCTCCTCATCTCCTCTGCAGTTCTTCTTCCCAGCATCATCAGACTGCCCTTTCCAAGCTCCCAATGTGTCCTCCATGATTTCCAACCTCTCCTGGGAGCTCCCTGGGTCTCTGCCTCTCATCAGTGTCCCA TACTCCATGCACTGCTGCACGCTGGGCTTCCTGTCCTGCTCCCTCTTTCTGCACATGAGCTTCGAGCTgaagctgctgctgctcctgctgtgGCTGGCGGCATCCTGCTCCCTCTTCCTGCACTCCCACGCCTGGCTATCCGACTGCCTCATCGTCCGCCTCTATCTGGGCCCCTTGGACTCCAG GCCCGGAGTGCTGAAGGAGCCCAAACTCATGGGTGCTAtctccttcttcatcttcttcttcacCCTCCTTGTCCTGGCTCGCCAGGTAAGTCACCCAGCTCAgccccaccagggcccacctATGAGTGGCCCCCATATTTGTGACTTGATCTTTCTAATCTCCAGGGTTGAATCCCATTGGAAGCTTCGAAGCGAGCCTtcctgcttcctttctttctctttcactcccCGTCCCTCCTTTCTCCCACACCCCTATCTGGGAAAGCCCATGCTTTAG